A portion of the Zootoca vivipara chromosome 6, rZooViv1.1, whole genome shotgun sequence genome contains these proteins:
- the TMEM91 gene encoding transmembrane protein 91 codes for MENIHELQHPLLAKSPGRATLRGGMLSRVAPPQDHSGLLSHHVPPSLSWLQPGPHILPSQLLDPSSLQRTVEPFRTPEPTLYPELWKSSNPQGWKKKDYIETAFGDSKEAGELPRKVPLEKDIHTVCYEVGDTESPDLENDSSSDSDTESESSFSMLLPQDYLGLAVFSMLCCFWPLGIAAFYLSQKTNKASAKGDYPGAWTASRQTFALAVLSIILGICTYIGAVVALIAYLSNKAPT; via the exons ATGGAGAACATCCATGAACTGCAGCACCCACTTCTGGCAAAGTCCCCTGGGAGAGCGACCCTCCGGGGCGGAATGCTAAGTCGGGTCGCTCCTCCCCAGGACCACTCCGGACTGCTGTCCCATCACGTGCCCCCCAGCCTCTCCTGGCTCCAGCCTGGACCCCACATCCTTCCCAGTCAGCTCCTGGATCCTAGCAGCCTACAGAGGACAGTCGAGCCCTTCCGCACCCCGGAACCGACCCTGTACCCCGAGCTGTGGAAATCGAGCAACCCCCAAGGCTGGAAGAAGAAAGATTATATCGAAACCGCCTTTGGAGACAGCAAGGAGGCTGGGGAACTGCCCAGGAAGGTGCCTCTGGAAAAGGACATCCACACCGTCTGCTACGAAGTGGGCGACACAGAGTCTCCGGACCTCGAG AATGACTCCTCAAGCGACAGCGATACTGAGAGCGAGAGCAGCTTCTCCATGCTGCTGCCACAAGATTACCTGGGCCTGGCGGTCTTCTCCATGCTGTGCTGCTTTTGGCCACTGGGCATCGCTGCTTTCTACCTGTCCCAAAAG ACCAACAAGGCGTCCGCCAAGGGCGACTACCCGGGAGCGTGGACGGCCTCTCGCCAAACCTTCGCCTTGGCTGTCTTGTCCATCATCCTCGGCATCTGCACCTACATCGGGGCAGTGGTGGCTCTCATCGCTTACCTTTCCAACAAGGCACCTACCTAG